The DNA window GTGAAAATCAGTGACAATTGTAAGCTCGCTTTCTCAGATTCAGGGCTAGAGCTGATCTGGCCATTGATTATACTGCTTTGCTGCTTTAAATATTCCAGCGAAGCCGATAAAAGTCGAAGGCGTTGATTGACGCGTTCCTTTAGCGTGGCTTGTGGTTGGGTCACATCAATATCTAGCCGATTCAACCATTGGATATTTTCTAAACCAGATTGGTAAGTCGCATCAAGATAATACTGCAGCTCTCTATAAGTGGAAATGTAAGACAGTTTATCCTCATGAGATGCCCGTGCAAGATTACTATCAATAGAATTAAGCCTTTCCGTAATATAGCGGTTCGCTTCCTCAGTATAAGCATGTTGGGTTTTTACCCAATCAATTAGCTTGTCTTTGGCAATAACATTATCTTCTACGGCCTTGGCAAGACTCTTCCTTAGTTCCGCGTTTTTCTGAAATAATTGCAGTTGTAAAGCATCACGCACATCACCCGTCGCTTGATCTAATGTCACTGATAACTCGCTGATGTATTGCTTAGCTTGTTCAATCTCATTTTCGAGCTCTGAAGATGGGGTTTCAATGATAGCCACGGAATCGCCTTCTGTCCGTGTCTCACTCTGTGGTTGTTCATTTGCCCATACACCGCTTGCCAATAGCAACAACATCATTGCCAAGCTCCAGGCTAGACACTGCTTGATGGTGTAATTATTGCCATGTTTTGCCATCATCATTCACCTTCTCACTCCTTAGCCAACATACCGTTCATCGAATAATCAAAGTGTTCTATCATCAACTTTGGCAGTAGAGTGCCCACTCACAAACCTAACTGAAATCTGCTGAAGTTAATCGACTACTCTATCTCTTTGTTATTAATAGTATAGAATTGTTTCAAGATATGTTAGCGGCGAATAAAGTGTATAACCATGGATAGGGTCGACAAACGTTTAATTAGCTGTGATGAATGTGGACTCATCGCCACAGTGCCAGCGTTAAGCCAAGCACAAACCGCACACTGCCCCCGTTGCGGTCATACGCTTACCCAAACCCAAAAGCACCCCTATCAAACCGCTATCGCCCTGGCGATAAGTTGTTTGATGTTATTGGTGCTTAGCCTTGCGTTCCCGTTCATGTCGTTTAGTGTGCAAGGATTGACTCAGGAAATTACGCTCCTGAATGCGGCAAAAATGTTGGGGGAATTCCAAAATGTCTTATTAGCCATTTTACTTTTCGCCACCGTTATTCTCTTTCCCGCGCTTTATATTTCCCTCCTGCTGTTTTTGTATTATAAAGCGGCGCAAAGCAAACAACGGGCGCTTTCGAAACGTGAAATCCAGTTAGCAACACTGTTGTGCAAAGCATTGTTTAAAGTCCAGCCGTGGATGATGGTGGATGTCTTTTTAATTGGCGTATTAGTCAGCCTCATCAAAATTGCCTCACTGGCCGAAGTGGCGATGGGGTATTCCTTTTGGGCGTTCTGCCTTTTTTCGGTCTTGGTGGTGAAAACGGTCTCGTTGGTGGATCGTTATTGGTTGTGGCAGCATTTTATTCCAGCGCTGATTCCACAAGGAGTCACCTCTGGGCAAACCCACTGCACTCACAACCACGTCAGTTGCCATACTTGTCAGCAAATCAATCTGCTTACGCCTGAGCATAAAAAGCCTTCTTGTATACGCTGTGGTAGCCGCCTGCATGCCTATCACCCACAACTCAATTTACAGCGTGCTTGGGCATTACTGTTTGCTGCGGTGATTTTTTATATTCCGGCCAATCTTTACCCGATGATGTACACCGTCAGTCTCGGCCAATCGGAAGGTTCAACCATTATGCAGGGCGTGATTCTCTTATGGCATCTTGGCTCCTACCCGATTGCGATGGTGATTTTCTTAGCCAGTATTTTCATTCCGATGGCGAAGATGTTTGCGCTCGGCTGGCTTTATTGGCAAGCCGGAAAACTGAACGTTTTTCCTGAAAAGCAGAATCTAAAACGCCTCAAAGTCTATCGAATCACCGAGCTTATCGGGCGTTGGTCAATGATCGATATTTTTGTGGTGGCGATCTTGGTGGCCTTGGTGCAACTGAATAACCTGATGGCCATCTATCCGGGTCCTGCGGCGCTCTCTTTTGCAGCGGTAGTGATCTTAACCATGTTATCGGCAATGGTTTTTGACCCCAAAACATTGTGGCAAGAATCGCCTAAAACCTCCCAAACAAAATTCAATGGAAAAGGCTTTCTATGAGTGACGAAATCCAAGCTAACGCTGAGGTGACTTCGCAAAAGCAGCTATCTGCGATTTGGATTATTCCAATTCTCGCCCTCGCAATGGGACTATGGATGTTGTTTCAGTACGTTAATAGCACTGGCCCCAAAATCACCTTAATCCTGCCAACGGCAGATGGGTTGGAAGTGGGTAAAACCCAGATCAAAGCCTTGAATGTCAATGTCGGGGTCATCACCGACATTACCCTGAGCGAAAATTACGATCACATCGTGGCAACCGCACAAATGAGTAAAGATGCCGAACGCATGTTGCGAGAGGATACGCTCTTTTGGGTGGTTAAACCCCGCATTGGCAGAGAAGGCATTTCTGGGCTTGATACCTTACTTTCTGGAGCCTACATTCAGCTCCAGCCGGGCAAGGTATCAACCTCTAAGGCTTATTTCAACGTAATGGACTTGCCCCCTGTAGCACCACCGGATACAAAAGGCTTACGTTTATTACTGACCAGTAAAGAAGCGGGAAAACTCAGTGTGGGCGACCCCGTGATGTATGAAGGTTTTACCGTGGGACGCGTCGAAACAACTCAGTTTGATGTTGAAAGTAAAAAAGCCCATTACCAACTCTTCGTATTCGCACCCTACGATAAATTAGTGACTAGTCGCACTTTTTTCTGGCTTAACTCCGGCGTCAGCCTTCAACTCAATGCCGAAGGTCTTGAGTTTAGTTTAGGTTCCGTCGAAAGCCTACTCAAAGGCGGCGTCACCTTTGGCCTGCTGCAAGAAGAGGATTCGGGTCAACTGATTACTCAGCAAATGACCGAGTTTCGCTTATTTGATGATGTAAAACAGATCCGCGAAGGCATGTACGACGACTATATCGAGTTTGTGATGATGTTTGATGAGTCAGTACGTGGGCTCAATCCTTCGGCTCCCGTCGAATATCGTGGCTTACGCATTGGTACCGTGACCAAAGTTCCATTGAGAACACGCACCTCAAACATTGACATCAATACCAAACGTATCCCAGTTTTAGTTCGTATTGAACTTGGCCGACTATACGATAATTTCACTGCTGCTGAACTCCCTGCTTTGCAACAACGTATGCAAGATGAGTTCGCAAAAGGTCTAAGAGCCTCATTAAAGAGTGGGAATCTTGTAACTGGCGCATTGTACATAGACATGGACTATTTTTCTGACGAAGCAACAGAGCAGATCGCTCGCTTTGACGGCTACCCTGTCTTTCCAACCAAGCAAGGCGGTTTCGCTGAGGTTCAGAAACAAGTAACTGACTTGCTGAGGAAAGTGAATCAATTACCCATGGATAAGACCTTATTGTCATTAGAACGTACTTTGCAGGCATCAGAAAGATTGCTAATTTCAGCCGAGCGCATTCTTAATAAACAAGAGATGCAAAATCTGCCCGTGGATATTCAAGCGAGCTTAAGACAACTGGAACAGACAATCTCAGGTCTGAGTCCTGAATCGACGGTATATCATGAGTTGGAAATGACGCTTGTCGATCTCAAGCAAATCATGTCACAGCTCAAGCCTGTAGTTGAGCAGATTAACAGCAAGCCCAACTCTCTCGTTTTTGGTCAAGATAAGATTACCGACCCTATACCAGCAAAAGGAAAAAAATGATGATTAGATGGCTTACGGTTTTACTCTCGGTCGTCATGTTCGGTTGCAGCAGCAATACGCAGGAGCATCCAATCAACTACTTTTTACTCGACAATACTTTCAATACGTCGGCACTAGAGAGCCATGAAAAACAAACACTGCTGGTCGTGTACCCGGTCACTCTCAGTTCGCATCTTGATACACCGAGCATCATTTACCAAACGACAGATACTCAAGTGGTTAAAGCGCAGAGAAACCAATGGGCAGACTCTCTATCTAACCAAATAACCAAGAAACTCGTTCAGAGTTTACGTCACTCGCAAGAGCGTTACTGGCCAATCGAGTTAAGCGCCCTGGTAACACAAAAGAAAAACAAGCTACAAATATCATTAACCAAGTTTAATGGCACCTTTTCGGGCGATGCAGAGATCCAAGGTGAGTGGACACTATTCGACACACAAAACCGTTTGGTTATCAATCGTAGTTTTTTGATTACCGTCCCACTACAAGAAGAAGGCTATCGTGCACTCGTTAAGGCACTATCTACAGGCGTTGACTTGATCGGGGATGAAATTAGCACTCAACTTACCACCACAAAAGCAAAATCGGAAACACAAACCAAAGGGTAAACTCCAAAGTTTACTTTAAGGTGTTATTCAATGTATGATGAGCAAAACGCACGTCGTTTATGGTCAATAAGCGTCACAAGGCTCTGGAGTATTCACAAAGAATCCCCCCTTTCCCGTGATGAGATTTAGGAGCAAAACACAATGAATCCTTCTTTTACTCGTTCCGCCGCAGCGAGACGAACGTTTATCAGTACGGTTATTATGTCGGCTTTCCTGCTAGCCGGTTGTGGCGAAGCACCACAAGTCAGCACGCCAGCCCCGATCATCAAGCCAGCATTGACTGAAATTGTCGCTAGCCAACAAGCTTCCGATCTGACCTTTAACGGAGTCGTCAGAGCCGCGCAACGTGCTGATCTCGCCTTCCGCATCAGTGGCCGTCTTACGGATATCGACGTCAAAGAAGGCGACCAAGTGAAAAAGGGGCAATTGCTTGCTACCCTCGATTCTAGAGATGTCAAAACGGCATTGGAATCCGCTCAACTTGAGCTGAAAAACACCGAGCAAGAATACCGCCGCGCGAAAACGGTGTTCGAGAAGACCCAAGCCATTTCTAAAGCTGAGTTAGATAAAGTCACTAACCGCTATGATCTGGCGAAGAATCGTGTGGAAGAAGCAAAACGCAAACTGGAGTACACGCAAATCACCGCTCCGTTTGACGGCATCATCAGTGAAAAGGTGGTGGAAAATTTTGCTCAAATCCAAGCCAATCAGGTGATCATGACGCTGCAAGACCTGAATGATTTGGAAGTAGCGATTGAAATTCCGCACCGCGTGATGATTGCTGGTGTTCGCAATACCCGTGCCATTGCCGAACTTAGCGCCATTCCTAATCAGCAGTTTGATTTACAACTGCGTACCTACTCCACTCAAGCCAGTTCTGATTCGCAAACCTATTCTGTGGTACTGGGCTTTGAAGATTTGAAAGGCTTCCGCGTCATGCCTGGCATGTCTGCCAAAGTTATCCCTGTGCAAGAAAATTCTGAGGGAGAGCGTCGCTTGATCACTCTGCCCATCACGGCACTCGTACCAGATAACCAAGGCAAACAATATGTTTGGGTGGTAAATGCACAAAACCAAGCAGAAAAACGCTACGTTGAAATCGGTCCTACTTATAAAGACCGCGTCGTTATTCAGCAGAATCTCACCCCCGGTGAACAAGTCATCATCGCTGGTGTTTCTAGCGTTCGAGAAGGCATGCAAGTGCGTCCGTATACTGAGAAAGACGGAGCCCAATAATGGATATTGCACGTTATACCTTGGCTAAACGCACCAGCGTTTGGGTGCTGATTGTCCTTACTTTGATTGGCGGTTACATCAGCTATTTGAAACTGGGCCGCTTTGAAGATCCTGAGTTTGTGATTCGCCAAGCGGTGATCATTACTCCGTATCCGGGCGCAACGGCGCAGGAAGTATCCGATGAAGTCACAGATGTGATTGAAGGCGCGGTACAAGCACTGCAAGAGCTCAAAGAAGTGAAATCGGTTTCGATGCAAGGACGCTCTGAGGTCACCGTCGAAATCAAACTCGAATTTGCTAAATCTTCGGCTCAGTTGCAGCAAGTCTGGGATAAGCTACGTCGCAAAGTCGCGGAAGCCCAACGTCAGCTCCCTCCTGGAGCGGGGGCGCCAATTGTGAATGATGATTTTGCCGATGTGTATGCACTGTTTTATGCTGTCACCGGTGAAGGCTTTAGCGATAAGCAGTTGCAAGACTACGTTGATACTTTGCGCCGTGAACTGGTGCTCGTACCGGGCGTCGCCAAAGCCGCTACGTTAGCCGAGCAACAAGAGGCCATTTTCATCGAAATGTCCAGCGACCGAATGGCGGAATATGGCCTATCTGTCGAGCGCGTGCTGCAAGTGTTGCAAAAACAAAGTTTAGTGACGGTAGCCGGCACGGTAGACGCTAACGCGATGCGCATTCCAGTGATCCCAACCTCTAACATCAGCTCGTTTGCCGACCTTAATAATTTACAAGTTGCGGTGGGCAGCAATAACGCCATTGTCCGTTTAGGGGATATCGCCAATATCAGTCGTGGCTACACTGAACCTGCGTCGATGCTCATGCGTTACAACGGCCAACGTGCGATTGGCTTTGGTATTTCCAACATGACTGGCGGTAACGTGGTTGAGATGGGGGACGCTGTGAAAGCGCGTCTGGCCCAACTGGAAGATCAACGTCCACTGGGTATGGAACTGCATGTTATCTCAATGCAGTCTGACTCGGTTCGTGCTTCGGTCGCTAATTTTATCGATAACCTCATCGCAGCTGTCGCGATCGTGTTTGTGGTGTTACTTCTGTTTATGGGGGTACGCTCTGGCGTGATCATCGGCTTTGTTCTGCTGCTTACCGTGGCCGGTACCTTGTGTGTGATGTTAATCGATGACATCGCCATGCAACGTATTTCTTTAGGTGCGCTCATCATTGCCCTCGGCATGTTAGTAGACAACGCGATTGTGGTCACAGATGGCGTACTAGTGCGATTTCAGCAAGAACCGAACGCAGATAAGCAACAAGTGGTATCCGAAGTGGTGAATGCCACAAAATGGCCACTGCTTGGTGGTACGGTGGTGGGTATTTTTGCCTTCAGCGCGATTGGCCTTTCACCTTCTGATATGGGTGAATACGCGGGCTCTCTGTTCTGGGTGATCCTCTACTCGATGTTTTTGAGTTGGGTATTTGCGGTCACGGTAACACCGATGCTGTGTCACGACTTTTTACGGGTCAAAGCACAAACGCAACAAACCAAGCCCTCTAAAATGGTGACGGGTTATAAAGCAGTGTTGCAGTGGGTTCTGAGCCATCGTGTCGTGAGCTGTTTAATGCTGCTTGGCACTCTGATTGCCGCAATTTGGGGCGCTCAATTTATTCCACCGGGCTTTATGCCCGAATCGCAACGCCCGCAATTCGTAGTCGATGTCTCTTTGCCTCAAGGCTCAGACATTCGTCGTACCGAACAAGTGGTGGCAAGCATTGAGAAAGACGTGGCACAGAAAGCAGGCATCACCAATATCACTAGCTTTATCGGTGGGGGTGGTCTGCGATTTATGCTCACTTATGCTCCTGAGGCACGTAACCCAAGTTACGGACAACTGCTGATCGATATTGATGACTACACCAAAATTGCGCCACTGGTGGGTGAACTACAAAGCGAGTTAGATGCGAAATACCCAGATGCTTCGATCAAAGTGTGGAAGTTTATGCTCGGTCGTGGCGGCGGTAAGAAAATTGAAGCCGGTTTCAAAGGGCCAGACAGCCATGTGCTGCGCCAATTGGCTGAGCAAGCCAAAGCCATTATGCATAACGACCCGAACCTGATCGCGGTGCAAGATGACTGGCGTCAGCAAGTGCCGGTATTGCAGCCGGTGTATTCAGCGCAAGAAGCTCAACGCCTTGGTTTGACCACACAAGAAATCAGCGCGGCGATCGCGCAAACGTTGAGTGGACGTAATGTTGGTGTGTATCGTGAAGGCAATGATTTGATCCCGCTGATTGTCCGTGCACCAGAGAGTGAACGTAACCACGAACGTGCAATTGAGAACAGTGAAGTCTTCAGTGCGCAAACGGGCCGCTACATTCCAGTTAGCCAGTTGGTGGACTCGGTAAACACGGTCTATCAAGATGCTTTGCTGCGCCGCATCAACCGCATGCCGACCATTTTAGTACAAGCCGATCCCGCCCCAGGAGTGATGACTGCGGACGCTTTCAACCATGTACGTGAAAAAATCGAGCAGATTGAATTGCCCGCTGGCTATGAGCTGATTTGGTACGGCGAATATAAGGCATCAAACGACGCCAATGAAGGCCTAGCAATTTCAGCACCTTACGGCTTTGCAGCGATGATTCTCGCGGTGGTATTTATGTTTAACGCACTGCGTCAGCCACTCGTGATCTGGATGACGGCGCCTTTTGCCGTCGTGGGTGTCACCATTGGCCTCATCGCCTTTCAAACCCCATTCGAGTTTATGGCAATCCTCGGCTTTTTAAGCTTGATTGGTATGATGGTGAAAAACGCAATTGTGTTAGTTGACCAGGCCGATGCTGAAATCAAAGCAGGGAAAGAAGCTTACTTCGCAATTATTGATGCTGCGGTGAGCCGCGCACGGCCAGTATTGCTCGGCGCTTTCACCACCATTTTAGGTGTAGCACCTCTGCTGGTGGATCCTTTCTTTAAAAGTATGGCGGTGACCATCATGTTTGGTTTGTTGTTTGCTACCATCCTCACCTTAGTGGTGATACCACTGTTTTATTCGATATTTTTTCGAGTAAAAAAAACAATGTGATAAAACATGACTAAACGAAAAAGCCACTTCGCAAGAGGTGGCTTTTTTTGCTTGTGAAAACGACGAATCGAATCAGTGTACCGACGAAGTATCGACGCCTCGTTTGGGCTTAGGCGCTAGCCATATCATGCAAGCCGCCAGCGCAAAGATACACGCAATCACCATAAAAAGTTGGTTAGTCGCGATCATGACACTTTGCCCTTGCAGCATCCAATCCATGCTAGAGCGTGCTTGCTCAGCACTCATTCCACCATTTTGCATTGCTGCTAGCGCCACACCACTGCGATCGGTTAAGCCTGCTAACTCCGCATGCACATACCGCGTTTCATGCTCCCACGAGGTATTGATCATCGATGTGGCAAACGCACCGGACAAGGTTCGAATAAAATTCATTAGCCCTGCCGCAGATTCCATTTCATGCGGTTTGACACTTCCCAAGGCAATCGCTGTCAGCGGCACAAAAAACAGCGGCATGCCGATACCTTGGAAAAACAGCGGCCAACTGATCTGGGCGAAAGTCATCTCGACCGATCCAAAACTGCGATATAAGGTCCACAACCCAAGCCACATTACCCCGGTAAAGACGAACGGCCGAGGATCATATTTTGACGCCAAGTTAGCAACAATCGGCGCTAAAAACACCGCTAAAATGCCCATTTTCGCCGTCGCAAAACCGGAGATGGTGGCGGTATAGCCCATGTAGATTTGTAGCCAAAGCGGCGTCAACACAGAGATGCTAAAGAAAGCACCAAATGCCAAGGAGAGCGTCACCATACTCATGCTGTAGCCTCGATGGCGAAAGACTTTGAGATCCACCACGGGATTCTTTTCGGTCAGTTCCCATATTAGAAACGCGATAAAACCAATCACCGCCACAACCGCCAAAAAGACAATTCGAGAAGATTCAAACCAGTCGTGATCTTTACCTTCATCCAGCATCAATTGCAGGGCGGCCACCCAAACGACCAGCAACAGTAGACCCACTTTGTCGATTTTTGCTTTCGCCGTCTTGGTTTCAAATCTCAGCAGCAGTTTCCAGCATAGCAAGCCCGCAATGATAGCAAACGGCATTTTCACCATGAAGATGTAAGGCCAGCTGTATTGATCGCACAAGTAGCCCCCCAGTATTGGCCCCATGATCGGCGCGATCAAGGTGGTCATACTCCAAATGCCTATCGCCGCGTGACTCTTGTGTTTGGGAAAGATGCGAATCATCAAGGTTTGCGATAGAGGCATCAGAGGGCCACCCGCGAAGCCAAGAAAAACACGAAACATCACCAATGTGCTCATGCTGTCCGCCATACCGCAAAGCAGCGAAAAGACACCAAACAAGATAAAGCAAGTGACAAACACGCGAATTGATCCGAAACGCGACGCAAGCCAGCCAGTTAATGGAACGGATATCGCCTCAGCCACCGCATATGAGGTAATCACATAAGTACCCTGACTGGTCGACGTACCGAGGCTACCTGCAATATTGGAAACCGAAACGTTCGCGATGGTGGTATCGAGAATGGCGAGAAAATTGGCCATTGCCAAACAGAGCGCGCCGATAAAAAGTGCCCCTCCCGATAGGGGCTGGATCGCTTGGTCGGAGGAATGACTCATGTCGCCTCCTTAACCTTGGTTGGCCAGTTTAATTGCGCGATAGTTGACTAAGGTTTGCCCGTGAGTATCGGTCGTGGTATCGACCGTCACTTCCATCGATAAACCGACTTGCAATGGATGTGCTTGCAAATCTTTAGGATCGAGTTCGATGCGCACAGGCAAGCGTTGCACCACTTTAATCCAGTTACCGGTCGCATTTTGTGCCGGGATCATGGAGAACGCGGCGCCTGTACCGCCAGAAAACCCCGCAATAACACCGTGATAAAGCACCTCATCGCCGTACAGATCGGCTTTTAGAGTGACTTCTTGGCCCACTTTGACATCACGCAGCTCCACTTCTTTAAAATTGGCATCGACATAAATGTTATGCAGGGGAACCACACTCATCAGCGGCACGCCAACTTGCACACGGCGACCAATCTGCACCTGACGTTTGGCAATGACACCACTGATTGGCGCACGGATCACGGTACGCTCCAAGTCGATTTTCGCTTGCTCATAGCGCGCTTTGGCCAGCAACACTTCCGGGTTATTTTCCAGCGTAGTGTTGTCTGTCAATGCTGCATTGGCTTTCTGCGAGC is part of the Vibrio cidicii genome and encodes:
- a CDS encoding paraquat-inducible protein A translates to MDRVDKRLISCDECGLIATVPALSQAQTAHCPRCGHTLTQTQKHPYQTAIALAISCLMLLVLSLAFPFMSFSVQGLTQEITLLNAAKMLGEFQNVLLAILLFATVILFPALYISLLLFLYYKAAQSKQRALSKREIQLATLLCKALFKVQPWMMVDVFLIGVLVSLIKIASLAEVAMGYSFWAFCLFSVLVVKTVSLVDRYWLWQHFIPALIPQGVTSGQTHCTHNHVSCHTCQQINLLTPEHKKPSCIRCGSRLHAYHPQLNLQRAWALLFAAVIFYIPANLYPMMYTVSLGQSEGSTIMQGVILLWHLGSYPIAMVIFLASIFIPMAKMFALGWLYWQAGKLNVFPEKQNLKRLKVYRITELIGRWSMIDIFVVAILVALVQLNNLMAIYPGPAALSFAAVVILTMLSAMVFDPKTLWQESPKTSQTKFNGKGFL
- the pqiB gene encoding intermembrane transport protein PqiB codes for the protein MSDEIQANAEVTSQKQLSAIWIIPILALAMGLWMLFQYVNSTGPKITLILPTADGLEVGKTQIKALNVNVGVITDITLSENYDHIVATAQMSKDAERMLREDTLFWVVKPRIGREGISGLDTLLSGAYIQLQPGKVSTSKAYFNVMDLPPVAPPDTKGLRLLLTSKEAGKLSVGDPVMYEGFTVGRVETTQFDVESKKAHYQLFVFAPYDKLVTSRTFFWLNSGVSLQLNAEGLEFSLGSVESLLKGGVTFGLLQEEDSGQLITQQMTEFRLFDDVKQIREGMYDDYIEFVMMFDESVRGLNPSAPVEYRGLRIGTVTKVPLRTRTSNIDINTKRIPVLVRIELGRLYDNFTAAELPALQQRMQDEFAKGLRASLKSGNLVTGALYIDMDYFSDEATEQIARFDGYPVFPTKQGGFAEVQKQVTDLLRKVNQLPMDKTLLSLERTLQASERLLISAERILNKQEMQNLPVDIQASLRQLEQTISGLSPESTVYHELEMTLVDLKQIMSQLKPVVEQINSKPNSLVFGQDKITDPIPAKGKK
- a CDS encoding ABC-type transport auxiliary lipoprotein family protein translates to MMIRWLTVLLSVVMFGCSSNTQEHPINYFLLDNTFNTSALESHEKQTLLVVYPVTLSSHLDTPSIIYQTTDTQVVKAQRNQWADSLSNQITKKLVQSLRHSQERYWPIELSALVTQKKNKLQISLTKFNGTFSGDAEIQGEWTLFDTQNRLVINRSFLITVPLQEEGYRALVKALSTGVDLIGDEISTQLTTTKAKSETQTKG
- a CDS encoding efflux RND transporter periplasmic adaptor subunit, which translates into the protein MNPSFTRSAAARRTFISTVIMSAFLLAGCGEAPQVSTPAPIIKPALTEIVASQQASDLTFNGVVRAAQRADLAFRISGRLTDIDVKEGDQVKKGQLLATLDSRDVKTALESAQLELKNTEQEYRRAKTVFEKTQAISKAELDKVTNRYDLAKNRVEEAKRKLEYTQITAPFDGIISEKVVENFAQIQANQVIMTLQDLNDLEVAIEIPHRVMIAGVRNTRAIAELSAIPNQQFDLQLRTYSTQASSDSQTYSVVLGFEDLKGFRVMPGMSAKVIPVQENSEGERRLITLPITALVPDNQGKQYVWVVNAQNQAEKRYVEIGPTYKDRVVIQQNLTPGEQVIIAGVSSVREGMQVRPYTEKDGAQ
- the vexD gene encoding efflux RND transporter permease subunit VexD; protein product: MDIARYTLAKRTSVWVLIVLTLIGGYISYLKLGRFEDPEFVIRQAVIITPYPGATAQEVSDEVTDVIEGAVQALQELKEVKSVSMQGRSEVTVEIKLEFAKSSAQLQQVWDKLRRKVAEAQRQLPPGAGAPIVNDDFADVYALFYAVTGEGFSDKQLQDYVDTLRRELVLVPGVAKAATLAEQQEAIFIEMSSDRMAEYGLSVERVLQVLQKQSLVTVAGTVDANAMRIPVIPTSNISSFADLNNLQVAVGSNNAIVRLGDIANISRGYTEPASMLMRYNGQRAIGFGISNMTGGNVVEMGDAVKARLAQLEDQRPLGMELHVISMQSDSVRASVANFIDNLIAAVAIVFVVLLLFMGVRSGVIIGFVLLLTVAGTLCVMLIDDIAMQRISLGALIIALGMLVDNAIVVTDGVLVRFQQEPNADKQQVVSEVVNATKWPLLGGTVVGIFAFSAIGLSPSDMGEYAGSLFWVILYSMFLSWVFAVTVTPMLCHDFLRVKAQTQQTKPSKMVTGYKAVLQWVLSHRVVSCLMLLGTLIAAIWGAQFIPPGFMPESQRPQFVVDVSLPQGSDIRRTEQVVASIEKDVAQKAGITNITSFIGGGGLRFMLTYAPEARNPSYGQLLIDIDDYTKIAPLVGELQSELDAKYPDASIKVWKFMLGRGGGKKIEAGFKGPDSHVLRQLAEQAKAIMHNDPNLIAVQDDWRQQVPVLQPVYSAQEAQRLGLTTQEISAAIAQTLSGRNVGVYREGNDLIPLIVRAPESERNHERAIENSEVFSAQTGRYIPVSQLVDSVNTVYQDALLRRINRMPTILVQADPAPGVMTADAFNHVREKIEQIELPAGYELIWYGEYKASNDANEGLAISAPYGFAAMILAVVFMFNALRQPLVIWMTAPFAVVGVTIGLIAFQTPFEFMAILGFLSLIGMMVKNAIVLVDQADAEIKAGKEAYFAIIDAAVSRARPVLLGAFTTILGVAPLLVDPFFKSMAVTIMFGLLFATILTLVVIPLFYSIFFRVKKTM
- the vceB gene encoding multidrug efflux MFS transporter permease subunit VceB; this translates as MSHSSDQAIQPLSGGALFIGALCLAMANFLAILDTTIANVSVSNIAGSLGTSTSQGTYVITSYAVAEAISVPLTGWLASRFGSIRVFVTCFILFGVFSLLCGMADSMSTLVMFRVFLGFAGGPLMPLSQTLMIRIFPKHKSHAAIGIWSMTTLIAPIMGPILGGYLCDQYSWPYIFMVKMPFAIIAGLLCWKLLLRFETKTAKAKIDKVGLLLLVVWVAALQLMLDEGKDHDWFESSRIVFLAVVAVIGFIAFLIWELTEKNPVVDLKVFRHRGYSMSMVTLSLAFGAFFSISVLTPLWLQIYMGYTATISGFATAKMGILAVFLAPIVANLASKYDPRPFVFTGVMWLGLWTLYRSFGSVEMTFAQISWPLFFQGIGMPLFFVPLTAIALGSVKPHEMESAAGLMNFIRTLSGAFATSMINTSWEHETRYVHAELAGLTDRSGVALAAMQNGGMSAEQARSSMDWMLQGQSVMIATNQLFMVIACIFALAACMIWLAPKPKRGVDTSSVH